The following proteins are co-located in the Salinigranum halophilum genome:
- a CDS encoding M14 family metallopeptidase: MRIYELGEGTPEVAVVGAIHGDEPCGPVAIERLVAESPAVRRPVKLVVANEEALDAGVRYLDEDLNRAFPGDPDADSHERRLAAHLSRELRGCTTLSLHSTQSFAEPFALVDRVDAVTHAVCPHLPIDVVVETDRFTDGRLIEHAHTVEVECGLQGSDEAAENAYDLVRAFLDATDVLDADDERLPTASRATTHEADTVTVYRLLDPIPKAPEGDHEVFATNFEPVEVGDPFAATDGTPLVADRHFYPVLLSAYGYEDIFGYVAEHVGTLS, encoded by the coding sequence ATGCGAATTTACGAACTCGGGGAGGGAACCCCCGAGGTAGCCGTGGTCGGTGCCATCCACGGCGACGAACCCTGCGGGCCGGTGGCTATCGAGCGGCTCGTCGCCGAATCCCCGGCGGTGCGCCGCCCGGTGAAGCTCGTCGTCGCCAACGAGGAGGCGCTCGACGCGGGCGTGCGGTACCTCGACGAGGACCTCAACCGGGCGTTCCCGGGCGACCCCGACGCAGACTCACACGAGCGACGCCTCGCTGCGCACCTCTCACGGGAGCTCCGCGGCTGTACGACCCTCTCGCTTCACTCGACGCAGTCGTTCGCCGAACCGTTCGCCCTCGTCGACCGCGTCGACGCCGTCACACACGCCGTCTGTCCACACCTGCCGATCGACGTCGTCGTCGAGACCGACCGGTTCACCGACGGACGGCTCATCGAGCACGCCCACACCGTCGAGGTCGAGTGTGGCCTGCAGGGTAGCGACGAGGCGGCCGAGAACGCCTACGACCTCGTCCGCGCGTTCCTCGACGCCACGGACGTCCTCGACGCGGACGACGAGCGCCTCCCGACGGCGTCGCGGGCGACCACGCACGAGGCCGACACGGTGACCGTCTACCGGCTCCTCGACCCGATTCCGAAGGCTCCCGAGGGCGACCACGAAGTGTTCGCCACGAACTTCGAACCCGTCGAAGTGGGCGATCCGTTCGCCGCCACCGACGGCACGCCGCTGGTGGCGGACCGACACTTCTACCCGGTGTTGCTCTCGGCGTACGGCTACGAGGACATCTTCGGGTACGTCGCCGAGCACGTCGGCACCCTCTCCTGA
- a CDS encoding UPF0179 family protein produces MSQVTLVGSRLATEGQEFVYEGESTACEGCPYRQQCLNLSEGTRYQVTDVRENAQTLDCAVHDVGVRAVEVEPAAITVNVASKGAYAGSKAQLPGPCPHTECPSHPYCVPDGAEFDTEYRIKTVHGDPPHDFCLLDRALTLVEIEPPVE; encoded by the coding sequence ATGTCACAGGTCACACTCGTCGGTTCCCGACTCGCGACGGAGGGCCAGGAGTTCGTCTACGAGGGGGAGTCGACCGCGTGTGAGGGCTGCCCCTATCGGCAGCAGTGTCTCAATCTCTCCGAGGGGACCCGGTACCAGGTCACCGACGTCCGCGAGAACGCCCAGACGCTCGACTGTGCCGTCCACGACGTCGGCGTCCGCGCCGTCGAGGTCGAACCGGCCGCAATCACGGTGAACGTCGCCTCGAAGGGCGCGTACGCCGGGAGCAAGGCGCAACTGCCGGGGCCCTGTCCCCACACCGAGTGTCCAAGCCACCCCTACTGCGTCCCCGACGGCGCGGAGTTCGACACCGAATACCGCATCAAGACGGTCCACGGAGACCCACCACACGACTTCTGTCTCCTCGACCGCGCCCTCACGCTCGTCGAAATCGAGCCGCCGGTGGAGTGA
- a CDS encoding PrkA family serine protein kinase, whose product MSSELETLADLSKHYQDSVPADLREAKSFDWYLSEVYDDPKVARNAHQRVADMFDHYGTTYDETAGIVEYLMASEDPLHDGENVFYGREVHESIHEFVNKVKSGARGLGPEKRIKLLLGPVGSGKSHFDWMVRRYFEDYTMRDEGRMYTFRWTNLGDVIRDQDPADDTVTSPMHQDPIVLLPQEQRDIVLERLNGDLDAPYTIRNEQSLDPASEFYMDKLLAHYDDDLQSVMENHIEVIRLVASENKRQCIETFEPKDKKNQDETELTGDVNYSKLAVYGESDPRAFDYSGAFCNANRGLFSGEELLKLQREFLYDFLHASQEQTIKPKNNPRIDIDQVIVGRTNMPEYREKKGDEKMEAFNDRTKRIDFPYVLEYEEEADIYRKMLRNADVPDMHIEPHAMEMAGLFGVLTRITEPDGGNVTLVQKAKAYNGEVDDGDDLDVKKLREEGEAKADIAEGMDGVSARFIGDEIAEAIMDSTHRGRDYLSPLTVFNHFERNLESHGSILEENIERYHRYLEMVREEYKERAIEDVRHALAYDLDEIQRQGEKYMDHVMAYIDDATVEDELTGREQEPDEKFLRSVEEKLSIPEDRKDDFRQEVSNWVSRRAREGTSFNPQDNDRLRRALERKLWEDKKHNINFSALVSANELDDDERNAWVDALVDQGYSREGAREVLEFAGAEVAKSELEKE is encoded by the coding sequence ATGAGCAGTGAACTCGAAACACTAGCAGACCTGAGCAAGCATTATCAAGACTCCGTGCCCGCGGACCTCCGCGAGGCGAAGAGCTTCGACTGGTACCTCTCGGAGGTGTACGACGACCCGAAGGTCGCCCGCAACGCCCACCAGCGCGTCGCGGACATGTTCGACCACTACGGGACCACCTACGACGAGACCGCCGGTATCGTGGAGTATCTCATGGCCTCCGAAGACCCGTTACACGACGGCGAGAACGTCTTCTACGGGAGAGAGGTCCACGAGTCCATCCACGAGTTCGTCAACAAGGTGAAGTCGGGCGCTCGCGGGCTCGGCCCCGAGAAACGCATCAAACTCCTCTTGGGCCCCGTCGGCTCCGGGAAGTCCCACTTCGACTGGATGGTCCGACGCTACTTCGAGGACTACACGATGCGCGACGAGGGGCGGATGTACACCTTCCGGTGGACCAACCTCGGCGACGTCATCCGCGACCAAGACCCCGCCGACGACACCGTCACCTCGCCGATGCACCAAGACCCCATCGTGCTCCTCCCCCAGGAGCAGCGCGACATCGTCCTCGAACGGCTGAACGGCGACCTCGACGCGCCGTACACCATCCGTAACGAGCAGTCGCTCGACCCCGCCAGCGAGTTCTACATGGACAAACTGCTGGCGCACTACGACGACGACCTCCAGTCGGTGATGGAGAACCACATCGAGGTCATCCGTCTCGTCGCCAGCGAGAACAAGCGCCAGTGCATCGAGACGTTCGAGCCGAAGGACAAGAAGAACCAGGACGAGACCGAACTCACCGGGGACGTCAACTACTCGAAACTCGCCGTCTACGGCGAGTCGGACCCCCGCGCGTTCGACTACTCCGGCGCGTTCTGTAACGCCAACCGGGGGCTGTTCTCGGGCGAGGAGTTACTGAAGCTCCAGCGCGAGTTCCTCTACGACTTCCTGCACGCGTCGCAAGAACAGACGATCAAGCCGAAGAACAACCCACGCATCGACATCGACCAGGTCATCGTCGGTCGGACGAACATGCCCGAGTACCGCGAGAAGAAGGGCGACGAGAAGATGGAGGCGTTCAACGACCGGACGAAGCGCATCGACTTCCCGTACGTCCTCGAGTACGAGGAGGAGGCCGACATCTACCGGAAGATGCTCCGGAACGCCGACGTCCCCGACATGCACATCGAACCGCACGCCATGGAGATGGCGGGGCTGTTCGGCGTCCTCACGCGCATCACGGAACCCGACGGCGGCAACGTGACCCTCGTCCAGAAGGCCAAGGCCTACAACGGCGAGGTCGACGACGGCGACGACCTCGACGTGAAGAAGTTGCGAGAGGAAGGCGAGGCGAAGGCCGACATCGCCGAGGGGATGGACGGCGTCTCGGCGCGCTTCATTGGCGACGAGATCGCCGAGGCCATCATGGACTCGACCCACCGGGGTCGGGACTACCTCTCGCCGCTCACGGTGTTCAACCACTTCGAGCGCAACCTCGAGTCGCACGGCTCCATCCTCGAAGAGAACATCGAGCGCTACCACCGCTACCTCGAGATGGTGCGCGAGGAGTACAAAGAGCGCGCTATCGAGGACGTCCGCCACGCGCTGGCGTACGACCTCGACGAGATCCAGCGGCAGGGCGAGAAGTACATGGACCACGTCATGGCGTACATCGACGACGCGACTGTCGAGGACGAACTCACCGGCAGGGAGCAAGAGCCCGACGAGAAGTTCCTCCGGTCGGTGGAGGAGAAGCTCTCCATCCCCGAGGACCGCAAGGACGACTTCCGCCAGGAGGTCTCCAACTGGGTCTCCCGTCGTGCCCGCGAGGGGACGTCGTTCAACCCCCAGGACAACGACCGGCTCCGCCGCGCCTTAGAGCGCAAGCTGTGGGAGGACAAGAAGCACAACATCAACTTCTCGGCGCTGGTGAGCGCGAACGAACTGGACGACGACGAACGCAACGCGTGGGTCGACGCCTTGGTCGACCAGGGCTACTCGCGCGAGGGCGCGCGGGAAGTCCTCGAGTTCGCCGGTGCCGAGGTGGCCAAGAGCGAACTCGAGAAGGAGTGA
- a CDS encoding DUF5820 family protein — MSYDALPEGWQVWADESEGRSVLTYRPDVFNTKDFPAPCLPTIYVTNGSRKRRPGASQIPTDTWHVSLFLEPEVEGTVERYDSRAAAVAGAADLAARFVSGEVDYRGFYQVPRADYLDRLDELVGGEGTGPDE; from the coding sequence ATGAGCTACGACGCCCTCCCGGAGGGGTGGCAGGTCTGGGCGGACGAATCCGAGGGGCGGAGCGTCCTCACGTACCGGCCGGACGTGTTCAACACGAAGGACTTCCCCGCGCCGTGTCTGCCGACCATCTACGTCACGAACGGTTCACGGAAACGGCGACCGGGCGCATCGCAGATTCCCACCGACACCTGGCACGTGTCGCTCTTTCTCGAACCCGAGGTCGAAGGGACGGTCGAGCGGTACGACTCGCGCGCGGCGGCCGTCGCCGGCGCGGCCGACCTCGCCGCCCGGTTCGTGTCGGGCGAGGTCGACTATCGGGGCTTCTATCAGGTCCCGCGTGCGGACTACCTCGACCGCCTCGACGAACTGGTCGGGGGAGAGGGCACGGGCCCGGACGAGTGA